The Halobellus sp. MBLA0158 genome has a window encoding:
- a CDS encoding PAS domain S-box protein — MGVATDEIRVLHVDDDPDFVEMAATFLQRADDRLSVRAVTTPGEALARLDDDPDAIDCVVSDHDMPERDGIELLRAVREDHPDLPFILFTGKGSEEIASKAISADVTDYLQKEPGTDQYAVLANRIANAVEHYRSQAALAERNRELRSYERMINTMHESACIYDAEGRFRMVNQYLADWYGTSREALEGEMSGLIPHIRSVSEGDPYQELLDGERDELLGEVEADFPEHGRAIVEYRLTPLDVDGSIEGVVAVARDITKHRDRERELVRIRDLLDETERLAGVGGWEIDAETRELSWTDHLSELLALDPGDSPSLSDVLEALRDADRARVEGAIERAFDSGEPFDVEARTAGDDHRWLQFHGEPKTADGAVTSLRGAVHDVTEYRRRERELEQARAEYEELFNGMNDAAWVIDTDMNFLAVNDAAVERTGYSREELLSMRPHDIDAGTDPAEITRLIETMPEDEIQMVETVRETKDGETIPVEISSSLITYEGETAILSISRDISNRKRREKQLEEFASVVSHDLRNPLNVASGRLELGMRECDSEHLAHVARAHERMQTLIDELLTMARSDQPVTDRSPVDLSTLLDRSWQSVQTGSATLDSRTDRVVRADQSRLQQLLENLIRNAVEHGGEDVTVTVGDLDDGFYVADDGPGIPPDEREKVFETGYSTSSKGVGFGLSIVAQVVSAHDWQIKATESDDGGARFEITGVEFAD, encoded by the coding sequence ATGGGCGTCGCGACCGACGAGATCCGGGTGCTCCACGTCGACGACGATCCGGATTTCGTCGAGATGGCGGCGACGTTTCTCCAACGGGCCGACGACCGCCTGTCCGTTCGGGCGGTGACGACCCCGGGGGAGGCGCTCGCCCGTCTCGACGACGACCCGGACGCGATCGACTGCGTCGTCTCCGACCACGATATGCCGGAGCGCGACGGGATCGAACTGCTCCGAGCGGTCCGCGAGGACCACCCCGACCTGCCCTTCATCCTCTTTACGGGCAAGGGCTCCGAGGAGATCGCGAGCAAGGCCATCTCGGCCGACGTGACGGACTACCTCCAGAAAGAGCCGGGGACGGACCAGTACGCGGTTCTGGCGAACCGGATCGCGAACGCCGTCGAACACTACCGGTCGCAGGCCGCGCTGGCCGAGCGAAACCGTGAGCTCCGCAGCTACGAGCGGATGATAAACACGATGCACGAGTCAGCGTGCATCTACGACGCCGAGGGCCGCTTTCGGATGGTGAATCAGTACCTGGCCGACTGGTACGGGACCAGCCGGGAGGCCCTCGAAGGGGAGATGAGCGGGCTCATCCCCCACATCAGGTCCGTCTCGGAGGGCGATCCGTACCAGGAGCTCCTCGACGGCGAGCGCGACGAACTGCTGGGGGAGGTGGAGGCGGACTTCCCCGAGCACGGGCGGGCCATCGTCGAGTACCGGCTGACGCCGCTCGACGTCGACGGGTCGATCGAGGGCGTCGTCGCCGTCGCCCGGGACATCACGAAGCACCGCGATCGCGAGCGGGAGCTCGTGCGGATCCGGGACCTGCTGGACGAGACCGAGCGGCTCGCGGGCGTCGGCGGCTGGGAGATCGACGCCGAGACCCGTGAACTGTCCTGGACGGATCACCTCTCTGAACTCCTCGCTCTCGACCCCGGAGACAGCCCGTCGCTGTCGGACGTCCTTGAGGCCCTCCGGGATGCGGACCGCGCCCGCGTCGAAGGCGCCATCGAGCGGGCGTTCGACTCGGGCGAGCCGTTCGACGTCGAAGCGCGGACGGCCGGCGACGACCACCGGTGGCTCCAGTTCCACGGCGAGCCGAAGACGGCCGACGGCGCGGTGACGTCCCTCAGAGGCGCCGTCCACGACGTCACCGAGTACCGCCGCCGGGAGCGGGAGCTCGAACAGGCCCGCGCCGAGTACGAGGAGCTGTTCAACGGGATGAACGACGCCGCCTGGGTCATCGACACGGATATGAACTTCCTCGCGGTCAACGACGCGGCCGTCGAACGCACCGGCTACTCCCGCGAGGAGCTGCTCTCGATGCGCCCCCACGACATCGACGCGGGGACCGATCCCGCGGAGATCACCCGGCTCATCGAGACGATGCCGGAAGACGAGATCCAGATGGTCGAGACCGTCCGGGAGACGAAAGACGGCGAGACGATCCCCGTCGAGATCAGCTCGAGCCTCATCACCTACGAGGGCGAGACCGCCATCCTCAGCATCAGCCGCGATATCTCGAACCGGAAGCGGCGCGAAAAGCAGCTCGAAGAGTTCGCCTCGGTCGTCAGCCACGACCTCCGGAATCCCCTGAACGTCGCCTCGGGCCGGCTCGAACTCGGGATGCGCGAGTGCGACAGCGAACACCTCGCCCACGTCGCTCGCGCCCACGAGAGAATGCAGACGCTGATCGACGAGCTCCTGACGATGGCGCGGAGCGACCAGCCCGTCACCGACCGCTCGCCGGTCGACCTCTCGACGCTGCTCGACCGGAGTTGGCAGAGCGTCCAGACGGGGTCGGCGACGCTCGACTCCCGCACAGACCGGGTCGTCCGCGCGGACCAGTCGCGACTCCAGCAACTCCTGGAGAACCTCATCCGCAACGCGGTCGAACACGGCGGCGAGGACGTCACCGTGACGGTCGGCGACCTCGACGACGGTTTCTACGTCGCAGACGACGGGCCGGGGATCCCGCCCGACGAGCGCGAGAAGGTGTTCGAGACCGGCTACTCCACCTCCTCGAAGGGCGTCGGGTTCGGGCTGAGCATCGTCGCGCAGGTGGTCTCGGCCCACGACTGGCAGATCAAAGCGACCGAGAGCGACGACGGCGGCGCGCGGTTCGAGATCACCGGCGTCGAGTTCGCGGACTGA
- a CDS encoding DUF1684 domain-containing protein — translation MTSHPDDEWRTELLRNRERKERYFRENQRSPIPPELRGDDFPGLDYYEPDPDYRFELGLRRYDEPEPVTVETTADGEQTYRRVGRFEFEIDGTEMSLDAFEPTDGSDRLWVPFRDVTSGEETYGAGRYVDLEPGPDRRDDGTWVLDLNRAYSPTCAYNPAYECPLVPPSNWLDVRIEAGERDFPADVYEHEHA, via the coding sequence ATGACCTCACACCCCGACGACGAGTGGCGGACGGAACTCCTGCGGAACCGCGAACGGAAGGAGCGGTACTTCCGGGAGAATCAGCGTTCGCCGATCCCGCCGGAGCTCCGCGGCGACGACTTCCCTGGGCTCGACTACTACGAGCCCGACCCCGACTACCGATTCGAGCTCGGGCTGCGGCGGTACGACGAGCCGGAGCCCGTCACCGTCGAGACCACCGCCGACGGCGAGCAGACCTACCGCCGCGTCGGTCGCTTCGAGTTCGAGATCGACGGGACAGAAATGTCTCTCGACGCCTTCGAGCCGACCGACGGGAGCGACCGGCTGTGGGTCCCCTTCCGCGACGTCACGAGCGGTGAGGAGACCTACGGCGCCGGCCGCTACGTCGACCTCGAACCCGGGCCGGACCGGCGGGACGACGGCACCTGGGTCCTGGATCTGAATCGGGCGTACAGCCCCACCTGCGCGTACAACCCCGCGTACGAGTGCCCGCTCGTCCCGCCGTCGAACTGGCTCGACGTGCGGATCGAGGCCGGCGAACGCGACTTTCCGGCCGACGTTTATGAACACGAGCACGCGTAG
- a CDS encoding class I adenylate-forming enzyme family protein produces MHHSSTVEVPAVKDLSRIAAENNPDKVAFGNGTDGETLTWREFDERSNQAANAFQQYAGPGDRIALLCENSLEHTVLWNGGLKAGCTVSNLHIRASPNTLKHCIDSLRPKVLVVDEVTAETYEERLKDKITSDIDVVVNTGSATTDYEVGMEPFLDGQSKTEPDVRMREEDTAVVMWTSGTTGEPKGWCHTNRGLYFRANALVSVYELNRPARQPHVFTPSFAAWYSVVLPALVSGATTYFLSSWDPEDYLEMIQEHELTSALLVPTMWREILNLDDLNDYDLSSLNAIMSAGEVLDATTLRRLRENICGVVKNSYAATEAYATVMEDPELTEERVESVGKPVPGVEIRIIDEDGTYEDVKPTGEVGEIAVRAPDCPVWAWERTDKTEEVFEDGWWYSGDLGYRDEDGFIYLEGRTDLMILSKGIKVYPSPIEERLNAHPGVNESAIVGVEDEEYGEKVTAYVYASDPDLTAEELDEWCLESDNLARMERPREYHFVDESLPRTSTGKLDRLSAKNEDLT; encoded by the coding sequence ATGCACCACAGTTCGACCGTCGAGGTGCCGGCAGTGAAGGATCTGTCCCGGATCGCGGCCGAGAACAACCCGGACAAGGTTGCGTTCGGGAACGGCACCGACGGCGAGACGCTGACCTGGCGGGAGTTCGACGAGCGAAGCAATCAGGCGGCGAACGCCTTCCAGCAGTATGCGGGACCGGGAGATCGCATCGCCCTCCTCTGTGAGAACTCCCTCGAACACACGGTTCTCTGGAACGGCGGACTGAAGGCCGGATGTACGGTCTCGAATCTCCACATCCGGGCGTCGCCGAACACGCTCAAACACTGCATCGACTCGCTGCGGCCGAAGGTGCTCGTCGTCGACGAGGTGACGGCCGAGACCTACGAGGAGCGCCTGAAGGACAAGATCACCTCGGACATCGACGTCGTCGTCAACACCGGATCCGCGACGACCGACTACGAGGTCGGGATGGAGCCGTTCCTCGACGGCCAGTCGAAGACCGAACCGGACGTCCGCATGCGCGAAGAAGATACCGCGGTCGTGATGTGGACCTCGGGTACCACCGGCGAGCCCAAGGGCTGGTGTCACACGAACCGCGGGCTCTACTTCCGCGCCAACGCCCTGGTCAGCGTCTACGAACTCAACCGCCCCGCGAGACAGCCCCACGTGTTCACTCCCTCCTTCGCCGCGTGGTACTCGGTGGTGTTGCCGGCGCTCGTCTCCGGGGCGACCACCTACTTCCTCAGCTCGTGGGACCCCGAAGACTACTTGGAGATGATCCAGGAGCACGAGCTCACCTCCGCCCTCTTGGTCCCGACGATGTGGCGCGAGATCCTCAACCTCGACGACCTCAACGACTACGACCTGAGTTCGCTCAACGCCATCATGTCCGCGGGCGAGGTCCTCGACGCGACGACGCTGCGGCGGCTCAGAGAGAACATCTGTGGCGTCGTGAAGAACTCCTACGCCGCCACGGAGGCGTACGCGACCGTGATGGAAGACCCCGAACTCACAGAAGAGCGCGTCGAGAGCGTCGGCAAGCCCGTCCCCGGGGTCGAGATCCGGATCATCGACGAGGACGGCACCTACGAGGACGTAAAGCCGACCGGCGAGGTCGGCGAGATCGCCGTCCGCGCGCCCGACTGTCCGGTCTGGGCGTGGGAGCGCACCGACAAGACCGAAGAGGTGTTCGAGGACGGCTGGTGGTACTCCGGCGACCTCGGCTACCGCGACGAGGACGGCTTCATCTACCTGGAGGGCCGCACCGACCTGATGATCCTGTCCAAGGGGATCAAGGTGTACCCCTCGCCGATCGAAGAGCGGCTCAACGCCCATCCCGGCGTCAACGAGTCCGCAATCGTCGGCGTCGAAGACGAGGAGTACGGGGAGAAGGTGACCGCGTACGTCTACGCCTCCGATCCCGACCTGACCGCCGAGGAGCTCGACGAGTGGTGTTTGGAGAGCGACAACCTCGCGCGGATGGAACGACCGCGGGAGTACCACTTCGTCGACGAGTCGCTGCCGCGGACCTCCACCGGGAAGCTCGATCGGCTGAGCGCGAAGAACGAAGACCTCACGTAA
- a CDS encoding aminomethyl transferase family protein, protein MSERAWSFSDSMAEAVEKAGSPVELTRDLGVGQFTKVPDEITNWIEEQRSWRESVAFADQSYHMTDHYVEGPDALDLYKDFAVNSFENTEPGKAKQLVVANPNGNYIGDAIWFHLEEDKFLSVGSRPAHNWLQYQIETGDYDVDGHIQGRPVQTGDDPNNFRFQVQGPEAIKVMEEAVDDEIPDLGFFNFGDISIDGVDAKLLRHGMAGEPGFEFWGDYEDSEKVKEAVMEAGEEYDIKHLGAEAYQTPNAILGWIPLVVPAIFEEGMEDYLEWLDVGDGLLSIGGSFDSDDITDYYFTPVELGYGHIINFDHDFVGAEALEDEVEDPDRKKVTLEWDEDDMVDIFASLFREGETYQYMDFPHPRSAACPYDEVLKDGEHIGVSTDKSYIYNEREFLSLAVIDTEYAEPGTEVTLVWGDPEDNDNKRVERHAQKEVTATVANAPYSEDKR, encoded by the coding sequence ATGAGCGAAAGAGCGTGGTCCTTCAGCGATAGTATGGCAGAGGCCGTCGAAAAGGCCGGCAGTCCCGTCGAACTCACCCGTGACCTGGGCGTCGGACAGTTCACCAAGGTCCCCGACGAGATCACAAACTGGATCGAAGAGCAGCGGTCCTGGCGCGAGAGCGTCGCCTTCGCCGACCAGTCGTATCACATGACCGACCACTACGTCGAGGGCCCCGACGCGCTCGACCTCTACAAGGACTTCGCGGTCAACAGCTTCGAGAACACCGAGCCCGGCAAGGCGAAGCAGCTCGTCGTCGCCAACCCCAACGGCAACTACATCGGCGACGCGATCTGGTTCCACCTCGAAGAGGACAAATTCCTGAGCGTCGGCAGCCGCCCCGCCCACAACTGGCTCCAGTACCAGATCGAGACGGGCGACTACGACGTCGACGGACACATCCAGGGACGTCCGGTCCAGACCGGAGACGACCCGAACAACTTCCGCTTCCAGGTCCAGGGTCCGGAAGCGATCAAGGTGATGGAAGAGGCCGTCGACGACGAGATCCCCGACCTCGGCTTCTTCAACTTCGGCGACATCTCCATCGACGGCGTCGACGCCAAGCTCCTCCGCCACGGGATGGCCGGCGAGCCCGGCTTCGAGTTCTGGGGCGACTACGAGGACAGCGAGAAGGTCAAGGAGGCCGTGATGGAGGCCGGCGAGGAGTACGACATCAAGCACCTCGGCGCCGAGGCCTACCAGACGCCGAACGCGATCCTCGGCTGGATCCCGCTCGTCGTCCCGGCCATCTTCGAGGAAGGGATGGAGGACTACCTCGAGTGGCTCGACGTCGGCGACGGCCTGCTCTCGATCGGCGGGAGCTTCGACTCCGACGACATCACCGACTACTACTTCACCCCGGTCGAACTCGGCTACGGCCACATCATCAACTTCGACCACGACTTCGTGGGCGCGGAGGCCCTCGAGGACGAGGTCGAAGACCCCGACCGGAAGAAGGTCACCCTCGAATGGGACGAAGACGACATGGTCGACATCTTCGCGTCGCTGTTCCGCGAGGGCGAGACCTACCAGTACATGGACTTCCCGCACCCGCGGTCGGCCGCGTGCCCGTACGACGAGGTCCTGAAGGACGGCGAGCACATCGGCGTCTCGACGGACAAGTCCTACATCTACAACGAGCGTGAGTTCCTCTCGCTCGCCGTCATCGACACCGAGTACGCCGAGCCCGGCACGGAAGTCACCCTGGTCTGGGGCGACCCCGAGGACAACGACAACAAGCGCGTCGAGCGCCACGCCCAGAAGGAAGTCACGGCGACGGTCGCGAACGCGCCGTACAGCGAAGACAAGCGGTAA
- a CDS encoding NAD(P)-dependent oxidoreductase, with amino-acid sequence MTRAIVDQDITPTERLLDHLDDSWEVTVGIDGDEETLETELADYDVAFVTSRIPLTKAVLDSASDLSLIGKLGTGIDSIDLEAARDNGITVTHTPGHNALSVAEHALGLTLATARRLPVAGEIIAEGRWRDEYPLGTRLSGSTVGVVGFGNVGKRVGMLFSGFDVDVLVADPYVPSIDAELAHGERTDLETLLAESDVVILTPELTDETRGLIGEAELDLMRSSALLVNVSRGPVVEEAALVDALRNGDIAGAGLDVFEHEPVPADSPLQDLDNAVLTPHIAAMTAECRAGNIDQLAENVTRLFAGEDVLDRYVPVDP; translated from the coding sequence ATGACACGAGCCATCGTCGATCAGGACATCACACCCACCGAGCGGTTGCTCGACCACCTCGACGACTCCTGGGAGGTGACGGTCGGCATCGACGGCGACGAGGAGACGCTCGAGACCGAACTGGCCGACTACGACGTGGCCTTCGTCACCTCTCGGATCCCGCTCACGAAGGCGGTCCTCGACAGCGCCTCGGACCTGTCGCTGATCGGCAAACTGGGCACCGGCATCGACTCGATCGATCTGGAGGCGGCCCGAGACAACGGGATCACCGTCACCCACACGCCCGGCCACAACGCGCTCTCTGTGGCCGAACACGCCCTCGGACTCACGCTGGCGACCGCGCGACGACTGCCCGTCGCCGGCGAGATCATCGCCGAGGGGCGGTGGCGCGACGAGTACCCGCTCGGGACGCGGCTCTCGGGGTCGACCGTCGGCGTCGTCGGCTTCGGGAACGTCGGCAAGCGCGTGGGAATGCTCTTTTCGGGGTTCGACGTCGACGTCCTCGTCGCCGACCCCTACGTTCCGAGCATCGACGCCGAGCTCGCCCACGGGGAGCGGACGGACCTGGAGACGCTGCTCGCCGAGAGCGACGTCGTGATCCTCACCCCCGAACTCACAGACGAGACGCGCGGGCTGATCGGCGAGGCCGAACTCGATCTGATGCGGTCCTCTGCCCTGCTGGTGAACGTCTCTCGGGGTCCCGTCGTGGAGGAGGCGGCCCTCGTCGACGCGCTCCGGAACGGTGACATCGCGGGCGCCGGCCTCGACGTCTTCGAGCACGAGCCCGTCCCGGCCGATTCGCCGCTGCAGGACCTGGACAACGCCGTGCTCACGCCGCACATCGCGGCGATGACCGCCGAGTGCCGCGCTGGGAACATCGACCAGCTCGCGGAGAACGTCACCCGACTCTTCGCGGGCGAGGACGTCCTCGACCGCTACGTCCCGGTCGATCCCTGA
- a CDS encoding IclR family transcriptional regulator, which translates to MPTDRTSLTTVTRAFEILDLLWELDGAGPSELATQMDLPDSTVYDYLRSLSETRYVTREDGEYRLSSYFLTIGGKMKHRNRLFQVAKPEMKRVVSETDELVGLTIENDGRAVVYHQEEGRQALSLGTYTGAATPMHTVATGKAILAYLPDERVEEIIAERGLEQRTEYTITDPDELKAELEQIREDGYAVDWNEQVIGMGMAAVPILVEDGVLGSFGIVVPTGRIQDESYQEELLQKLREMANTVTINYQYGN; encoded by the coding sequence ATGCCTACGGATCGGACATCGCTGACGACCGTCACGCGCGCGTTCGAGATCCTGGACCTGCTCTGGGAACTCGACGGGGCGGGGCCCTCGGAGCTAGCGACGCAGATGGACCTCCCCGACAGCACCGTCTACGACTATCTGCGATCGCTGAGCGAGACGCGCTATGTGACCCGCGAGGACGGCGAGTACCGGCTGAGCTCGTACTTCCTCACGATCGGCGGGAAGATGAAACACCGGAACCGCCTGTTCCAGGTGGCAAAGCCCGAGATGAAGCGCGTCGTCTCGGAGACCGACGAGCTCGTCGGCCTGACGATCGAAAACGACGGCCGAGCGGTCGTGTACCACCAGGAAGAGGGCCGCCAAGCGCTGAGTCTCGGGACCTACACCGGCGCCGCGACGCCGATGCACACGGTCGCGACGGGGAAAGCCATCCTCGCGTATCTGCCGGACGAGCGCGTCGAAGAGATCATCGCCGAGCGCGGGCTCGAACAGCGGACCGAGTACACGATCACCGATCCCGACGAACTGAAAGCGGAACTGGAACAGATCCGCGAGGACGGCTACGCCGTCGACTGGAACGAGCAGGTCATCGGAATGGGGATGGCGGCGGTCCCGATTCTCGTCGAGGACGGCGTGCTCGGCTCCTTCGGCATCGTCGTCCCCACCGGTCGGATCCAGGACGAGTCCTACCAGGAGGAACTCCTCCAGAAGCTCCGGGAGATGGCAAACACCGTCACCATCAACTACCAGTACGGAAACTGA
- a CDS encoding acyl-CoA thioesterase, whose product MFEFEWKCAWGDADPHGIAYYPNLIDAMHRAGEELMDDLGVAYWDIPEEYGVHLPIVSMDTDFERPVEVGDVLTISVEPDVGNKSLGLEFTATDADGNTRFSAREQHVCVSKADNKPEPLPDEVRDPLESVLE is encoded by the coding sequence ATGTTCGAGTTCGAGTGGAAGTGCGCTTGGGGTGACGCCGACCCCCACGGTATCGCCTACTATCCGAATCTGATCGACGCGATGCACCGCGCCGGCGAGGAACTGATGGACGACCTCGGCGTGGCCTACTGGGACATCCCGGAGGAGTACGGCGTCCACCTGCCGATCGTCTCGATGGACACCGACTTCGAGCGCCCCGTCGAGGTGGGCGACGTGCTCACCATCTCCGTCGAACCCGACGTCGGTAACAAGAGCCTCGGACTCGAATTCACCGCCACCGACGCGGACGGCAACACCCGATTCAGCGCCCGCGAACAACACGTCTGTGTCTCCAAGGCGGACAACAAGCCGGAGCCCCTCCCCGACGAGGTCCGCGACCCCCTCGAATCGGTCCTCGAGTAA
- a CDS encoding aminomethyl transferase family protein: protein MSTRSLEDLLGSVDSPVEMLRSQGRGAFGFPNVPDEHTTWIEEQRAWRETCSFADQSHHMVDFWVEGPDALELFSDLAVNGFEGYEPGTAKQLVLANPEGYFIGDGILFYFDEDDFALVGPPQAANWVQFHAETGDYDVATERDETSGVRDGPPTNYRYQIQGPKALDVMQSVADEPLPDLGFFNFTDITIDGREVTLLRHGMSGEAGFEFWGPWEDGEAIKRLVLEAGEEHGIRQLGGMSYGSSAVVSGWLGMPLPAVYDSESMRDYREWLDARSVEGYYSIAGSLDADDVTDYYVTPVEIGYGRLVDLDHDFVGREAIAAELDDPDRTLVTLEWDDDDVIDVFGSLFRDGETKRFLQLPIPWRSTSHHDRIEKDGELVGTSRMGAYTYNERTMLSLAVLNVDLAEPGTEVTVVWGEPDGSANPAVERHESTEIRATVAPVPYTADNR, encoded by the coding sequence ATGAGTACACGAAGCCTGGAAGACCTGCTCGGATCCGTCGATTCGCCCGTCGAGATGCTGCGGTCGCAGGGCCGCGGCGCGTTCGGCTTCCCCAACGTTCCCGACGAACACACGACCTGGATCGAAGAACAGCGCGCGTGGCGCGAGACCTGCTCGTTCGCCGACCAGTCACACCACATGGTCGACTTCTGGGTCGAAGGCCCCGACGCGCTGGAACTGTTTTCGGACCTGGCGGTGAACGGCTTCGAGGGGTACGAACCCGGCACGGCCAAGCAGCTGGTGCTCGCGAACCCCGAGGGCTACTTCATCGGCGACGGGATCCTCTTTTACTTCGACGAGGACGACTTCGCGCTCGTCGGTCCGCCGCAGGCGGCAAACTGGGTGCAGTTCCACGCCGAGACCGGCGACTACGACGTCGCGACCGAGCGCGACGAGACCTCCGGCGTTCGCGACGGGCCGCCGACGAACTACCGCTACCAGATCCAGGGGCCCAAGGCGCTCGATGTAATGCAGTCGGTGGCGGACGAGCCGCTCCCGGACCTCGGCTTCTTCAACTTCACCGACATCACGATCGACGGCCGCGAGGTGACGCTCCTGCGGCACGGGATGTCCGGCGAGGCCGGCTTCGAGTTCTGGGGTCCCTGGGAGGACGGCGAAGCGATCAAGCGGCTCGTCCTCGAGGCGGGCGAGGAACACGGCATCCGCCAGCTGGGCGGGATGAGCTACGGGAGCTCCGCGGTCGTCTCGGGCTGGCTCGGGATGCCGCTGCCCGCGGTCTACGACAGCGAGTCGATGCGCGACTACCGCGAGTGGCTCGACGCGCGAAGCGTCGAGGGCTACTACTCCATCGCTGGCAGCCTTGACGCCGACGACGTCACCGACTACTACGTCACGCCCGTCGAGATCGGCTACGGTCGGCTGGTCGACCTCGACCACGACTTCGTCGGGCGGGAGGCGATCGCCGCGGAGCTCGACGACCCCGACCGGACGCTGGTGACCCTGGAGTGGGACGACGACGACGTGATCGACGTGTTCGGGTCGCTGTTCCGCGACGGCGAGACGAAGCGCTTCCTCCAGCTGCCGATCCCGTGGCGCTCGACGTCCCACCACGACCGCATCGAGAAGGACGGCGAACTCGTCGGGACGTCGCGGATGGGCGCCTACACCTACAACGAGCGGACGATGCTTTCCCTCGCCGTCCTCAACGTCGACCTCGCCGAGCCCGGCACGGAGGTGACGGTCGTCTGGGGCGAGCCCGACGGCTCGGCGAACCCCGCGGTCGAGCGCCACGAGTCGACCGAGATCCGGGCGACGGTCGCGCCGGTCCCGTACACGGCCGACAATCGGTGA
- a CDS encoding methylenetetrahydrofolate reductase: protein MASQGLSASSTRTTAESLLENPRFELMPFDSFDDEIEHLPDGATITITASPQLELEATIEAAERAAQEGYEVVPHVSARYVRGPDHLAEICERLKAVGIEDIFVPGGDREEPIGEFESAYDMLVALDDLDYEFEEIGITGYPEGHDFLSDETLAEAMDKKAPYATYIATQLCYDPEAVLEWIEEIRDRGVDLPIEVGIPGVMKYEKLLSISQKVGVGDSVKFLRKTSGIVGFIKQFIGSRGRYRPDELVDGLAPHADEYGIRGLHIYTFNQVPDSEEWRQSRLN from the coding sequence ATGGCTTCCCAAGGACTCTCCGCGTCTTCGACGCGTACGACCGCCGAATCGCTGCTCGAAAACCCCCGGTTCGAGCTGATGCCGTTCGACAGCTTCGACGACGAGATCGAACACCTCCCCGACGGCGCGACCATCACGATCACGGCCTCGCCGCAGTTGGAACTGGAGGCGACCATCGAGGCCGCAGAGCGCGCCGCCCAGGAGGGCTACGAGGTCGTCCCGCACGTCTCCGCGCGATACGTCCGCGGCCCCGACCACCTGGCTGAGATCTGCGAGCGCCTCAAGGCCGTCGGCATCGAGGACATCTTCGTGCCGGGCGGCGACCGCGAGGAGCCGATCGGCGAGTTCGAGTCCGCCTACGACATGCTCGTCGCGCTCGACGACCTCGACTACGAGTTCGAGGAGATCGGCATCACGGGCTATCCCGAGGGCCACGACTTCCTCTCGGACGAGACGCTGGCGGAGGCGATGGACAAGAAGGCGCCGTACGCGACCTACATCGCCACGCAGCTGTGTTACGACCCCGAGGCGGTGCTCGAGTGGATCGAGGAGATCCGCGACCGCGGCGTCGACCTCCCGATCGAGGTCGGCATCCCCGGCGTGATGAAGTACGAGAAGCTCCTGAGCATCTCCCAGAAGGTCGGCGTCGGCGACTCCGTGAAGTTCCTCCGCAAGACTTCGGGCATCGTGGGGTTCATCAAGCAGTTCATCGGCTCGCGCGGCCGGTACCGACCCGACGAGCTCGTCGACGGCCTCGCCCCGCACGCCGACGAGTACGGCATCCGCGGGCTCCACATCTACACCTTCAATCAGGTCCCCGACTCCGAGGAGTGGCGGCAGAGCCGTCTCAACTGA
- a CDS encoding ABC transporter ATP-binding protein: MSVERGEPVLSIEGLTKKFDSVVAVEDVSFELRAGEIHGLIGPNGAGKTTTVNLVTGELEPTSGSVRFKDDDLVGRPPSDIARLGIGRSFQVVQYFPEMTVRKHLHLAIRDPSKTVRSVVDADPEDTARIEEIAERVHLSERLDTVAKNLSHGEKRFLDIGVVLGMDSEVILFDEPAAGLNTSETEELEEIIEDLRGDYTILIIEHDIDLVRRITDRITVLHNGSVLATGTPEEIVSNEDVKEVYLGE, translated from the coding sequence TTGTCGGTTGAGCGAGGCGAGCCCGTGCTCTCGATCGAGGGGCTCACCAAGAAGTTCGACTCGGTGGTCGCCGTCGAGGACGTGAGCTTCGAGCTCCGGGCCGGGGAGATCCACGGTCTCATCGGGCCGAACGGCGCCGGCAAGACGACTACGGTCAACCTCGTCACCGGCGAACTGGAACCGACGAGCGGGAGCGTCCGCTTCAAGGACGACGACCTCGTCGGGCGCCCGCCCTCGGACATCGCCCGCCTCGGGATCGGCCGGTCGTTCCAGGTCGTCCAGTACTTCCCCGAGATGACGGTGCGGAAGCACCTGCACCTGGCGATCCGGGACCCCTCGAAGACCGTCCGGAGCGTGGTCGACGCCGACCCCGAAGACACAGCGCGGATCGAAGAGATCGCCGAGCGCGTCCACCTGAGCGAGCGGCTCGACACGGTGGCGAAGAACCTCTCGCACGGCGAGAAACGCTTCCTCGACATCGGCGTCGTCCTGGGGATGGACTCGGAGGTGATCCTCTTCGACGAGCCCGCGGCGGGGCTGAACACCTCCGAGACCGAGGAGCTAGAGGAGATCATCGAGGACCTCCGCGGCGACTACACCATCCTGATCATCGAACACGACATCGACCTCGTGCGGCGGATCACAGACCGGATCACGGTCCTCCACAACGGGAGCGTGCTCGCGACGGGGACGCCCGAGGAGATCGTCAGCAACGAGGACGTAAAGGAGGTGTACCTCGGTGAGTGA